ACTTTCAATAAAGGGCCAGCGTACGCACGCTGATCTTGGCTTTGACCTAACCAGTGATTTTTTACATCAATAGGTTCATGTTCAACCGCTTCTTCGATATAACTTACTAATGGAAAACGATCTAATTTAATGTCCGATCGGGGAACCGCAGAAATTAAGCTACGGGTATAAGAATGGTCAGGGTCACCCAACACTTTTTCTGTTTTTCCAAACTCTACAAGATCTCCACGATACATCACTGCAACTTTATCTGTCACATTAGATACCACACCCATATCGTGAGTAACCAACATGCAACCAACGTTATTTTTAACACACAGTTCGCGAATTAGATTTAGAATTTGATCTTGAATCGACACATCCAGTGCCGTTGTTGGTTCATCAGCAATGATCAGATCGGGTTCACCAGCTAATGCGATAGCAATAACGACACGTTGACGCATACCACCTGAAAATTGATGCGGAAACTGTTTTAATCTATTTTCTGGCTGAGGGATGCCAACTTGTTCCATTAAAGATAATGCACGAGCATAAGCTTCTTCAGGAGAAACAGATAAATTAGCATGAATGGTTTCCGTTAATTGCTGCTCAACGGTAAATAGAGGATTTAATGAGGTCATTGGGTCTTGGAAGATAAAACCAATTTTAGAACCTCGAACCTTACGCATTTCTTCAGCGGTTAATCCTGATATTTTTTCTCCATCAAGAAACACCTCACCATCAGCAATAACGCCAGGAGGGCTTAATAAATCAATAACAGCATTACCTACTGTTGATTTACCTGCACCTGATTCACCAACAACGCCTACAATTTCACCACGCTCAATTGAAAATGACAGTGATTTAACAGCGGCATGAACACCATGACGTGACGGATATTCAATACGTAAATTTTTAACTTCTAAAAGTGACATTCTCAGACTCCGACTACTCGGCAGCATCCTGCCCTGTCTGCACATTGATTCCATTCGTAACAATTTATGTAACTGTTACTTGTTTAGGACACCAATGTAGTCAATTATTCACATAAAAGCAACAATTAAAGAGCAATAAGCTGTTTAATGCTTTTTAAGTGCATAAAAAATCATAAAATGGCAAATGAATATAAAGTCTCATTTTTTAAAATAAAGTTTAAACCAATAAAAAACATAAACTTATAATTAACAAGAGATTAAAAACATGACCATCATCACCATTGGTAATAATGTAAATAAAACATAAATAATCTTAACATTTATACCAGCGTAAAATATCGATAAAAAAAGATTAACAGGTCTATTGTTTGCCTAACCAAGCAATAAACCACGATAAAATCAGACAACCAGATAAAAATAGGATTAAACACTAAGGTAAATTAGAAAAATAAAAAGAAAGGTAAAACCAGATAAAATGATGATAATGTGATGAGGATAAGAAGATTCTATTATTCAGAAATGAAAAAAGCCTCGTCATTTCTGACGAGGCTTTAAATGTGGTCGGTGAAGAGGGATTCGAACCCCCGACCCTCTGGTCCCAAACCAGATGCGCTACCAAGCTGCGCTATTCACCGATGTTTTATTTTAACTCTTGGGAAAAATGAGTTAAAAATGGAAACCTAAACAATGAGGTTACCCGCAAATTAATGGGGTGGCTAACGAGATTCGAACTCGCGACCACCGGAATCACAATCCAGGGCTCTACCAACTGAGCTATAGCCACCACAAATTTGGTATTTACTGCCTTAGCAATAAATGAAATAGTGGTCGGTGAAGAGGGATTCGAACCCCCGACCCTCTGGTCCCAAACCAGATGCGCTACCAAGCTGCGCTATTCACCGACTTGTTTTCGTTTCAATTCTTGGGATGTTGCTTGAATCAAAACTGGAAACTCATACAAGTTACCAAAATAATGGGGTGGCTAACGAGATTCGAACTCGCGACCACCGGAATCACAATCCAGGGCTCTACCAACTGAGCTATAGCCACCACTACTTTTTGTGCCTTTAATTTATATTCCGGATGGCACGCCCGAAAGGATTCGAACCTTCGACCTTTGGCTCCGGAGGCCAACGCTCTATCCAACTGAGCTACGGGCGCATACCCTATCGGCGGAGAGGAATAATACGGATCTGTGTGACTCACGTCTAGTGTTTTTTTTACTTTTTTTGTTGTTTGGTCTCTTTTTCAACAATTCCTTAGTGTTTATCCGCATTTTCTTTAGGCTTAGTGGTTTATTGCAACAATTTAAGCAGATATAATCACTCAATATTTACACGATATTAACGTTCTAGTTTTATCAGTTCGTTAAAAACTCGGTAAATACAATAAAATCGGCTGAAGCCAATAATAATAACTGGGAGTGTAAAGTGAACTTTATGGAAAAATCTGTTCGTAACATCATCATTGCAATAGTTGCTGTATTAACTTTTTCAACCACCTCTTTTGCAGCCAATAACTCTGATGATGCTATTGCTGAGCGAATTAAGCCAGTTGGTCAAGTTTATCTTGCGAGTGATGTTCCTGTGGTTGAAGAGCCAACAGGCCCTCGTTCTGGTGAGCAAGTTTATAATACTTTCTGTATTGCCTGCCACGCAACAGGAGCTGCTGGTGCACCAAAAACACAAAACGCTGAAGATTGGGCCCCTCGAATAGCAAAAGGCATGGACACACTAAAAGATCATGCTCTTAATGGCTTTAATGCAATGCCGGCAAAAGGATCTTGTATGAATTGTTCAGATGATGAAGTTATCGCAGCGGTAGAGCATTTAATTAAAGGTTTATAAAAATAACCTACTTACTAAATAAAAATGCCCATAGAATTTTCTACGGGCATTAACGTTATCTATAAACTCTATTTTTTGAGCATCGCTCTGAGGTTTGCAATATTCGCTTTTCCTCTCTCCATTCGCTCTTCTTGGGTTGGTTTAGGTTTCTTCATTTCCCAATCCAAATCATCATGAGGCAACTCTTCAAGAAAACGACTAGGCTCTGGACGAATTAACTCTCCATACTGACGACGCTCTTTACATAATGTAAAGGTCAGCTCTTTTTGAGCTCGCGTTATCCCCACATAAGCTAATCGGCGTTCTTCTTCTACATTATCTTCATCAATACTCGTTTGGTGAGGAAGAATTCCTTCTTCTGCTCCAATTAAATAAACGTATGGAAACTCTAGGCCTTTAGAAGCGTGTAAGGTCATTAATTGAACTTGGTCAGCACCATCTTCATCTTCTCCACGCTCCATCATGTCACGTAAAGTCAACTTCTGAACCACTTCTTTTAATGTCTTCTCTTCATTGTCATAGTTATCCCCCTCTAAATCGGCAACAATCCATGAATAAAGGTCTGAAACATTTTTCATTCGCATTTCAGCAGCTTTAGCACTAGTTGATGTCTCATACAGCCAGTCTTCATAATGAATGTCCTTTACTAGAGAACGAACCGCTTCAACGGTATTGCCTCGCTCAGCATTCTCAGAAATAGACACAATCCAATGACAGAAACGGCGAAGAGACTCTAGCCCTCGTCCAGAAAGCGTTTGCTCTAAACCTATTTCAAAACTGGATTCAAACAAACTCTTTCCACGCATATTGGCATAACTACCGAGCTTCTCTAGCGTCACAGGACCAATCTCACGACGAGGCGTATTCACTACACGTAAAAATGCGTTATCGTCATCTGGATTAGTTAATAAGCGTAAATAAGCCATAATGTCTTTAATTTCTGCACGAGCAAAGAAAGAAGTTCCCCCAGAGATCTTATAAGGCACTCGGTTTTGCACTAAAGATTTTTCAATCAAACGAGATTGATGGTTGCCACGATATAAAACCGCGTAATCTTTATAATCTGTTCGATTCAAGAAACGATGTGCAATCAATTCACCTACAACTCGTTCTGCTTCATGTTCATCGTCTTTGGCTGTTAAAATTTTTATTTGCTCACCATCAGGAATTTCAGAAAACAGACGTTTTTCAAACGCGTGAGGGTTATTCGCAATAAGAATATTCGCTGCACGCAGAATTCGACTGGTTGAACGATAGTTTTGTTCAAGCTTTATGACACGTAAGTTTGGGTAATCTTCATTCAATAACACTAAGTTTTGTGGTTTTGCCCCACGCCATGAGTAAATTGATTGGTCATCATCACCCACCACGGTTAATCGACCTCTTTCACCCACCAATAGCTTAACGAGTTCATATTGACTCGTATTGGTATCTTGATATTCATCGACAAGTAGATAACGGATTTTCATCTGCCAACGTTCACGCACTTCTTGGTTGGTACGCAGCAGCAATACAGGCAGTGATATCAAATCATCAAAATCAAGTGCGTTATACGCCTTCATTTGGTTTAAATACATTTCATAGCAAAAAGCAAAAAGCTGATCTTGCTCCGAACGAGCAAACCCTTTGACTTGTGCCGGCGTTAACATGTCATTCTTCCAATTAGAAATACTACTTAGAAGTTGACGTAATAAATCTTTATCACCATCAATCTGTTTTTCTGTTAACTCTTTTAACAGTGCCAGTTGGTCTTGATCATCAAATAATGAAAAACCAGCCTTTAGACCAAGAACCTTATATTCACGACGAATAATATCTAAACCCAATGAGTGGAAGGTTGATACCATCAACCCACGAGACTCTTGCTTACCTAATGTTTGTCCAACACGCTCTTTCATTTCACGAGCCGCTTTATTGGTAAAGGTTACAGCTGCGATGTTTCTCGCTTTATAACCACATTGCTGAACTAAATAAGCTATTTTATTAGTGATTACACGCGTTTTACCCGACCCTGCACCAGCCAATACTAAACACGGCCCAGAGACAAATTTAACGGCCTCATCTTGCTGTGGATTAAGTTTCATGAATCACCTATAAAATCGATAATGAATTATTTGCGTCTATAATAAAGCTGTCAGGTAATGAATACCATGCAAACGATAAAGTAAAAAATGTGATCTTTACGTTTCTTGACACAAAAACAGATTACATTTCAAACAGAGTCACCTAAAATAATGAATGAACGTTCATTCATTTCATAAGGACACATTTATGAAGGAGAAACGTCAGCTTATTTTAGAATCGGCCGAAAAACTATTAGCAACTGATGGCTTTCATGGCTTATCAATGCAAAAAGTTGCCAATCAAGCAGGCGTCGCAGCGGGTACTATCTATCGCTACTTTGATGACAAAGAAGCATTGATTGAAGAAATCAAGCTGAACATTATGCAACGTGTAGCAACTGCCATTCAAAAAGACATAGATGATAGCGATCCTATCAAGGTTCGATTTAGAGCTATGTGGCTAAATATTTGGCACTTTGCTATTTCAGAAAAAAATACTTTTTTAAATCGAAATCAATATGAAGCACTCCCGTCTTCGAATTTAATTAAGTTAAAGGAACTAGAGAAAAAAATATTTGCCCAAGTGAATCAACTCTTTATTGATGGACTTGAACAAGGCGTATTTAAACCTCTCAGTGTAGAAATCCTTATAGGGTTAAGCTTAGAAGCAAGTGTTTGCTTAGCAAAAAAACATTCTCAAGGCTTTTTTACATTAACAGATGATGATCTCAATTCGGCGATTGAAGCCAGTTGGGACGCAATTATTAAACACTAATTTGGAGTTCTAATCAGAATGAAAAAGTGGACTTTCTTTATGTTGCTTCTTGCACTACTTCTTTTTGGTAGCGTAATTGGTTTCAACATGTTCAAACAACAAAAAATAGCTGAATACATGGCTAACCGCCCTGAAGCTGAATTTCCAGTCACTGTAGAAACAATTAAACCGACACTTTGGACTCCAACCATTGAAGCAATCGGTTTTATTGAACCTAATCAAGGTGTAACGCTAACAACTGAAGTTAACGGCATTATTGATAAAATTTCATTTGATTCGGGTAGCCAAGTTAAAAAAGGCCAAGTGTTAGTTTCTCTTGATTCAAAAGTAGAAAAAGCAAACTTGAAGAGTACTCAAGCTCGCTTACCTGCAGCAGAAGCAAAATATAAGCGTTATAAAGGCCTATACAAAAAAGGCTCGATTTCAAAAGAGGCTTACGATGAAGCTGAAGCTAATTATTTCTCTTTAGCTGCTGATATTGAAAGTATGAAAGCATCTATTGATCGTCGTGAAATCAAAGCTCCTTTCTCTGGTGTTATTGGTATTCGTAATGTTTACCTAGGTCAATATTTACAACCAAGCACTGATATTGTTCGTTTAGAAGATACAAGTATTATGCGTCTACGCTTTACTGTTCCTCAAACGGATATTTCTAAGATCAACATTGGTCAAGAAATTGATATTTCTGTGGATTCATACCCAGAAGATACTTTCCGAGGTTCTATCAGTGCAATTGAACCTGCAGTAAACATTCAAAGTGGTTTGATCGAAGTTCAAGCAGATATTCCTAATAATGGCGGTAAGCTGCGCAGTGGTATGTTTGCACAAGCAAAAATCATTCTTCCAACTTTAGAAAACCAAGTAGTTATCCCTCAAACAGCAATTACTTTCACTCTATATGGTGACAATGTTTATATCGTTTCTGAAAAAGATGGCGTAAAACGAGTTCAACAACATGTAGTTAAAGTAGGTGAGCGAACTCAAGATATTGCACACATCTTAGAAGGCGTTAAAGCTGGCGATATGGTTGTAACAACTGGCCAAGTTCGTCTAAGTAACGACGCTAAAGTTCGTATTGTGGAAAGTAATGCCACAACACCACCTGCTGAAACACCAATGCTGTAATCGGAGGCATTATGCGCTTTACTGATGTTTTTATTAAACGTCCAGTTTTAGCGGTATCGATCAGCTTTTTGATAGCTTTGCTTGGTATCCAAGCAATTTTCAAAATGCAGGTTCGTGAATACCCTGAAATGACAAATACCGTTGTTACGGTAACAACAAGCTACTATGGTGCGAGTGCCGACTTGATTCAAGGCTTCATCACTCAACCCTTAGAGCAAGCGGTCGCACAAGCCGATAATATTGATTTCATGACATCTCAATCAGTAATGGGTCAATCGACTATTACTGTCACTATGAAATTAAATACGGATCCTAACGCTGCACTTTCTGACATATTGGCAAAAACTAACTCTGTTCGTTCTCAACTTCCTAAGGAATCTGAAGATCCAACAGTAACCATGTCAACTGGCTCTACTACGGCGGTTCTTTATATTGGTTTTACAAGTGATGAACTAGTATCAAGTCAAATCACCGATTACCTTGAGCGAGTGGTTAACCCACAATTGTTCACTGTTAATGGTGTATCAAAAGTTGACCTTTATGGTGGTATGAAATACGCGCTTCGTATCTGGTTAGATCCTGCACGTATGGCTGCTATCAAAATGACTGCAACTGATGTTATGGGTGTACTTAATGCCAATAACTTCCAATCAGCAGCAGGCCAAGCTACAGGGGAATTTGTTCTCTACAATGGTAGTGCTAATACACAGGTTTCTGATGTTGAAGAACTAGAAAACCTAGTGATTAGAACTAATGATGGTGAAGTTGTTCGTTTAAGTGATATAGCTAAAGTATCACTAGATAAGAGCCACGATGTATACCGTGCAAGTGCAAATGGTCAAGAAGCCGTTGTTGCTGCGATCAATGCCGCACCAAGTGCAAACCCAATCAACATTGCAGCAGATGTTCTTGAGTTACTTCCTCAATTAGAGAAAAACTTACCAAGCAACATCAAAATGAACGTAATGTATGATTCAACGATTGCTATCAATGAATCCATTCATGAAGTAATCAAAACGATTCTTGAAGCGGCTTTAATCGTATTAATCGTTATTACATTATTCCTAGGTTCATTCCGAGCAGTTATCATCCCAATTGTCACTATTCCACTATCACTTATTGGTGTGGCAATGGTAATGCAAGCAATGGGATTCTCTTGGAACTTAATGACCTTACTTGCCATGGTACTTGCTATCGGTCTTGTAGTGGATGATGCCATCGTTGTTTTAGAAAACGTTGACCGTCATATCAAGTTAGGTGAAACCCCATTTCGCGCTGCGATTATAGGTACTCGTGAAATCGCTGTCCCTGTTATAGCAATGACACTGACACTCGGTGCGGTATATGCTCCAATCGCAATGATGGGTGGTATTACAGGTTCTCTATTTAAAGAGTTTGCATTAACACTAGCAGGTTCGGTATTCGTATCAGGTATCGTTGCACTAACACTGTCTCCAATGATGTGTTCAAAAATGCTCGTGGCAAATGAAGAGCCAAATCGTTTTGAGAAAAAAGTTCATCACATACTAGATGGTATGAGTGAACGTTATGAACGTATGCTTAACGTGATCATGACTCGTCGTCCTGTCATCATTGCTTTTGCTGTTATTGTTTTTGCAAGTCTACCGCTATTGTTCAAGTTCATTCCAAGCGAACTAGCACCATCGGAAGATAAAGGTGTTGTTGTACTTATGGGTACCGCACCATCAAACGCGAACTTAGACTACATCCAAAATACAATGGATGATGTAAACAATATTCTGTCAGCACAGCCTGAAGTTGAATATGCTCAAGTATTTAATGGTGTTCCTAACTCAAACCAAGCGTTTGGTCTAGCAACACTTAAAACTTGGAGTGAGCGTGAAGCAAGCCAAGCAGAAGTAACTAAACGAGTTGGTGGATTAGTTTCTGATATCCCTGGAATGGCGGTTACTGCCTTCCAAATGCCAGAGCTTCCAGGTGCTGGCTCAGGCTTACCAATTCAATTTGTTATTACTACACCAAATAGCTTTGAGAGCTTATTCCAAATAGCAACCGAAGTATTAACTGGTGTTAAAGGCAGTCCATTATTTGTTTATTCAGATCTAGATTTGAACTTCGATTCAGCAACAATGAAGATCAATATAGATAAAGATAAAGCAGGTGCTTATGGTGTTACGATGCAAGATATCGGTATCACACTAAGTACGATGATGGCTGATGGTT
The Aliivibrio fischeri ATCC 7744 = JCM 18803 = DSM 507 DNA segment above includes these coding regions:
- a CDS encoding dipeptide ABC transporter ATP-binding protein, which translates into the protein MSLLEVKNLRIEYPSRHGVHAAVKSLSFSIERGEIVGVVGESGAGKSTVGNAVIDLLSPPGVIADGEVFLDGEKISGLTAEEMRKVRGSKIGFIFQDPMTSLNPLFTVEQQLTETIHANLSVSPEEAYARALSLMEQVGIPQPENRLKQFPHQFSGGMRQRVVIAIALAGEPDLIIADEPTTALDVSIQDQILNLIRELCVKNNVGCMLVTHDMGVVSNVTDKVAVMYRGDLVEFGKTEKVLGDPDHSYTRSLISAVPRSDIKLDRFPLVSYIEEAVEHEPIDVKNHWLGQSQDQRAYAGPLLKVENVNLRFVTKDSFFESRREYVQASNNVSFEIHEGETFGLVGESGSGKSTIARVIAGLYPPNSGSVTFEGIDLTALKSEKERRPMRRQMQMVFQNPYTSMNPRMKIFDIIAEPIRFHKLTRSESETQQIVNDLLDHVGLGRMAALKYPHEFSGGQRQRISIARALATRPRLLICDEPTSALDVSVQAQILNLLKDLQDELNLTMLFISHDLPVIRQMCDRVGVMQMGTLLEVAPTENLYTNPQHEYSKQLISLMPEFKGLREHTTSV
- a CDS encoding c-type cytochrome translates to MEKSVRNIIIAIVAVLTFSTTSFAANNSDDAIAERIKPVGQVYLASDVPVVEEPTGPRSGEQVYNTFCIACHATGAAGAPKTQNAEDWAPRIAKGMDTLKDHALNGFNAMPAKGSCMNCSDDEVIAAVEHLIKGL
- the rep gene encoding DNA helicase Rep, translating into MKLNPQQDEAVKFVSGPCLVLAGAGSGKTRVITNKIAYLVQQCGYKARNIAAVTFTNKAAREMKERVGQTLGKQESRGLMVSTFHSLGLDIIRREYKVLGLKAGFSLFDDQDQLALLKELTEKQIDGDKDLLRQLLSSISNWKNDMLTPAQVKGFARSEQDQLFAFCYEMYLNQMKAYNALDFDDLISLPVLLLRTNQEVRERWQMKIRYLLVDEYQDTNTSQYELVKLLVGERGRLTVVGDDDQSIYSWRGAKPQNLVLLNEDYPNLRVIKLEQNYRSTSRILRAANILIANNPHAFEKRLFSEIPDGEQIKILTAKDDEHEAERVVGELIAHRFLNRTDYKDYAVLYRGNHQSRLIEKSLVQNRVPYKISGGTSFFARAEIKDIMAYLRLLTNPDDDNAFLRVVNTPRREIGPVTLEKLGSYANMRGKSLFESSFEIGLEQTLSGRGLESLRRFCHWIVSISENAERGNTVEAVRSLVKDIHYEDWLYETSTSAKAAEMRMKNVSDLYSWIVADLEGDNYDNEEKTLKEVVQKLTLRDMMERGEDEDGADQVQLMTLHASKGLEFPYVYLIGAEEGILPHQTSIDEDNVEEERRLAYVGITRAQKELTFTLCKERRQYGELIRPEPSRFLEELPHDDLDWEMKKPKPTQEERMERGKANIANLRAMLKK
- a CDS encoding TetR/AcrR family transcriptional regulator, with product MKEKRQLILESAEKLLATDGFHGLSMQKVANQAGVAAGTIYRYFDDKEALIEEIKLNIMQRVATAIQKDIDDSDPIKVRFRAMWLNIWHFAISEKNTFLNRNQYEALPSSNLIKLKELEKKIFAQVNQLFIDGLEQGVFKPLSVEILIGLSLEASVCLAKKHSQGFFTLTDDDLNSAIEASWDAIIKH
- a CDS encoding efflux RND transporter periplasmic adaptor subunit yields the protein MKKWTFFMLLLALLLFGSVIGFNMFKQQKIAEYMANRPEAEFPVTVETIKPTLWTPTIEAIGFIEPNQGVTLTTEVNGIIDKISFDSGSQVKKGQVLVSLDSKVEKANLKSTQARLPAAEAKYKRYKGLYKKGSISKEAYDEAEANYFSLAADIESMKASIDRREIKAPFSGVIGIRNVYLGQYLQPSTDIVRLEDTSIMRLRFTVPQTDISKINIGQEIDISVDSYPEDTFRGSISAIEPAVNIQSGLIEVQADIPNNGGKLRSGMFAQAKIILPTLENQVVIPQTAITFTLYGDNVYIVSEKDGVKRVQQHVVKVGERTQDIAHILEGVKAGDMVVTTGQVRLSNDAKVRIVESNATTPPAETPML
- a CDS encoding multidrug efflux RND transporter permease subunit; protein product: MRFTDVFIKRPVLAVSISFLIALLGIQAIFKMQVREYPEMTNTVVTVTTSYYGASADLIQGFITQPLEQAVAQADNIDFMTSQSVMGQSTITVTMKLNTDPNAALSDILAKTNSVRSQLPKESEDPTVTMSTGSTTAVLYIGFTSDELVSSQITDYLERVVNPQLFTVNGVSKVDLYGGMKYALRIWLDPARMAAIKMTATDVMGVLNANNFQSAAGQATGEFVLYNGSANTQVSDVEELENLVIRTNDGEVVRLSDIAKVSLDKSHDVYRASANGQEAVVAAINAAPSANPINIAADVLELLPQLEKNLPSNIKMNVMYDSTIAINESIHEVIKTILEAALIVLIVITLFLGSFRAVIIPIVTIPLSLIGVAMVMQAMGFSWNLMTLLAMVLAIGLVVDDAIVVLENVDRHIKLGETPFRAAIIGTREIAVPVIAMTLTLGAVYAPIAMMGGITGSLFKEFALTLAGSVFVSGIVALTLSPMMCSKMLVANEEPNRFEKKVHHILDGMSERYERMLNVIMTRRPVIIAFAVIVFASLPLLFKFIPSELAPSEDKGVVVLMGTAPSNANLDYIQNTMDDVNNILSAQPEVEYAQVFNGVPNSNQAFGLATLKTWSEREASQAEVTKRVGGLVSDIPGMAVTAFQMPELPGAGSGLPIQFVITTPNSFESLFQIATEVLTGVKGSPLFVYSDLDLNFDSATMKINIDKDKAGAYGVTMQDIGITLSTMMADGYVNRIDLNGRSYEVIPQVERKFRLNPESMNNYYVRSANGEAVPLGSLVSIDVIAEPRSLPHFNQLNSATVGAVPSPGIAMGDAINWFEDVANNKLPSGYNHDYMGEARQYVTEGSALYATFGLALAIIFLVLAIQFESIRDPLVIMVSVPLAICGALIALAWGAASMNIYSQVGLITLVGLITKHGILICEVAKEEQLHHQKSKMAAVTEAAKVRLRPILMTTAAMIAGLIPLLYATGAGAAQRFSIGIVIVAGLAIGTLFTLFVLPVIYSYLASEHKPLPVFEEGKEIKES